The genomic segment CGGTCAGGGTCTGCGGCACCCCGGTGAGGTCCGGCTCCTCCTCGGCGGCGCGGAACATCAGCGCGTGCGGCCCCAGGTCGGCCGAGCCGAACGGCAACCGCCCCGTCGCGGCGTACACCAGCACGGAGCCGAGGCTGAACACATCGGCGGCCGGCGTCACGGGCTGCCCGCGCACCTGCTCGGGTGACATGAAACCGGGCGAGCCGAGCACGACCCCGGTGGAGGTACGCACGCTGCCCGCCGCGGTGTCGAGCGCCCGGGCGATGCCGAAATCGATGATGCGCGGGCCGTCGACGGTCAGCAGGATGTTCGACGGTTTGAGATCGCGGTGGACCAGGCCCGCGCTGTGGATGGCGGCCAGCGCACGGGACAGCCGCCCGGCCAGGGCATGCAGTGTGGCCTCGGGCAGCGGCCCGTAGCCCGATCCGACGACCTGATCCAGTGCAGGTCCCGGCACGTACTCGGTGGCCACCCACGGTGCCGCGGCCTCGGTATCGGCACCCAGCACCGGCGCCGTCCCCTCGCCGCCCACCCGGTGCAGCGCGGCGACCTCCTGACGGAACCTGGCCCGGAACTCCGGAACTTCGGCCAGCGACGCCTTGACCACCTTCACCGCCACGGCCCGCCCGCCCGCGGAACGTCCCAGGAACACCTGGCCCATACCGCCGGCACCCAGCCTGCCGATCAGCGTGAAGTCCCCTATCCGCCGCGGATCCCCCGGTTCCAGGACGTACATCCGTGCCCCACTCTCCCCGTTCGCGTCAGCTCGCTCTGCGCAGCGGCGACACTACCGGTTCCTACTCCTTCGGCTCCCAGGCACGGAGCAGGTCGATCAGGTGATCGGCGGCGACCGTCGACGCCGTACGGAATCCGCCGACCACGTAAGACTCTCGTCATCAGCGTGAGCGCGCATCAGGGTCCCTTGTTCCGCTTAGCTGGATGACACGAGGGGTCCGACCTCTTCCAGGAACGAGAGAGGGAATCAGCATCATGCGCGCGGTCACCGCACTGCTCACTTTTCTGAAGAAGCCGCTGGGCATCGTGCTGTCCGGCGTCGCGGTGCTGCTGCTGGCGGTGGGTCTGTACTGGTTCCAGCCGTGGAAGCTGTGGGTGGACGAGACGGTCAACGACGCGCTGCCGACCACCGCCCCCGCCAAGGCCGACGGTGAGCGGGCGACGCCGTCCGTCCTCGCGACCGGCGAGCTGATCAGCCACGAGCACGCCACGAAGGGTTCCGTACGCATCCTCCAACTCGCCGACGGGAAGCGGACGTTGCGCTTGGAGGGCCTCGACACCAGCAACGGCCCCGACCTCCGGGTCCTGGTCACCGACGCGCCGGTGAAGAAGGGCACGGCGGGCTGGCGGGTCTTCGACGACGCGAAGCACATCAGTCTCGGCAAGCTCAAGGGCAACAAGGGCGAGCAGAACTACGATCTGCCGGCCGAGGTCGACCTCGCCGTCTACACCAGCGTCAGCATCTGGTGCGACCGCTTCGACGTCTCCTTCGGTGCGGCGGAGTTGAAGCGCGCGGCGTGATTCGCCGGTCGACCGGGCGCCACCAGGTCAGGGTCCGATCCGGGGAGGCCATGGCCGCTGGGGATGGCGGTCAGCCGGCCGTGGTCGTCCCCACGTTTTCCCGGTGCGCCCGAGCCGTGGCCATCAGTGCGTCGAGCGTGGCCCTGGTCCGGACGAGGTCGGCGATGTGCGTGGAGAGCCGCTCGCGCTCCAGCGCCATCCGCTCCAGCGCGGCGTCGGAGTTCTCCTCGCTGGGTGTGTCGACGCAGGGCAGCAGCTCGGCGATGGTGCGGCTGGACAGGCCCGCGGCGTACAGCCGCTGGATGAACGTGACCCGCTCGGCCTCGCCGTCCGTGTAGTGCCGCTGCCCGCTGGGACTGCGGGTGCTGGTGAGCAGCCCCTGTTCCTCGTAGTAACGCACCGACCGGACGCTGACGTTGGCCCGTGACGCGAGCTCCCCGATCCGCACAAAGCCCTCCTGGCTGAGTTCTGCGTCACAGACCCTTGCCTCTGACATCGGTGTGAGGTTTTAGCGTAGCCGTCGTGCCCGATACGCGGGCACGGTGGAGCACGAAGGAGTCCTGACGTGACGACCCTTTTCACCAGCTACCGGCTCGGCGGCCTGACGCTGCCCAACCGGGTGGTCATGGCCCCGATGACCCGGGTCCGGGCCGCCGCCGGAGGTCTGGCGACGCCGTCGATGGCGGCCTATTACGCCCAGCGGGCCACCG from the Streptomyces sp. RKAG293 genome contains:
- a CDS encoding MerR family transcriptional regulator, giving the protein MRIGELASRANVSVRSVRYYEEQGLLTSTRSPSGQRHYTDGEAERVTFIQRLYAAGLSSRTIAELLPCVDTPSEENSDAALERMALERERLSTHIADLVRTRATLDALMATARAHRENVGTTTAG
- a CDS encoding DM13 domain-containing protein, which codes for MRAVTALLTFLKKPLGIVLSGVAVLLLAVGLYWFQPWKLWVDETVNDALPTTAPAKADGERATPSVLATGELISHEHATKGSVRILQLADGKRTLRLEGLDTSNGPDLRVLVTDAPVKKGTAGWRVFDDAKHISLGKLKGNKGEQNYDLPAEVDLAVYTSVSIWCDRFDVSFGAAELKRAA